In Athene noctua chromosome 8, bAthNoc1.hap1.1, whole genome shotgun sequence, a genomic segment contains:
- the SENP5 gene encoding sentrin-specific protease 5, which produces MLLQREWNGTCGPLTTIKRSKFNHHTVKKRSLFMMHKKLSMVRFRYRIIKSPELQARGKTFKLRKIKPRWVEKITRDHQETLRQDFESGLCNWLSYWKSKSNCLWNRYNLSDMNNNTPKSLGEGNKICVAEICRTQDAFPRAELCSEEPGSGGQDGRADAVPPELHARASPEAETLHQVETNGALTEDHCSDIFVSVIGKEIAVSGQDDAESNEVMGVDGMILLQSSLQDSDVNDNFANGPLCMELTQNEDSSSQMEVEGSLNLDIFSAKLLDHPYCKSPLEEPSPESTGLKSGTRKGSKRSNQKPSRVADEQLATWLCGFLDEVMKKYGSLVPLCEKDVMGRLKEVFNEDFSHRKPFITREIMKYREKHPKTSTCNFRVFYNKHMLDMDDLATLEGQNWLNDQIINMYGELVMDAVPEKVHFFNSFFHRQLVTKGYNGVKRWTKKVDLFKKTLLLIPIHLEVHWSLITVNIPSRIISFYDSQGIHFKFCVENIRKYLLTEAKEKNRPEFLQGWQTAVTKCIPQQKNDSDCGVFVLQYCKCLALDQPFQFSQEDMPRVRKRIYKELCERQLID; this is translated from the exons ATGCTGTTGCAAAGGGAGTGGAATGGAACTTGTGGCCCCTTGACAACTATAAAGAGGTCCAAATTTAATCATCATACTGTAAAAAAGAGATCTTTATTTATGATGCATAAGAAACTTTCTATGGTTAGGTTTCGGTATAGAATTATAAAATCCCCAGAACTTCAAGCAAGAGGCAAAACCTTCAAATTGAGAAAAATCAAGCCAAGGTGGGTGGAGAAAATTACGAGGGACCATCAAGAGACACTCCGGCAGGATTTTGAAAGTGGATTGTGTAATTGGCTTTCCTACTGGAAATCTAAAAGTAACTGTCTTTGGAACCGGTACAACTTATCAGATATGAACAATAATACACCCAAGTCTTTAGGTGAGGGGAACAAAATCTGTGTGGCCGAGATCTGCCGTACGCAGGATGCATTCCCGCGTGCTGAGCTGTGTTCTGAGGAGCCAGGATCCGGAGGGCAGGATGGCCGTGCGGATGCTGTCCCGCCAGAACTGCATGCTAGAGCTTCTCCAGAGGCAGAGACCTTGCACCAGGTGGAGACCAACGGGGCTCTGACAGAGGATCATTGCTCTGACATTTTCGTCTCCGTGATAGGAAAAGAAATTGCTGTTTCAGGTCAAGATGATGCAGAATCTAATGAGGTTATGGGTGTAGATGGAATGATACTGTTGCAATCCTCCTTGCAGGATTCTGATGTCAATGATAATTTTGCAAATGGACCTTTGTGCATGGAGCTGACGCAAAACGAGGACAGCTCTAGCCAAATGGAAGTAGAGGGCTCCTTAAACCTGGACATTTTTAGTGCAAAGTTACTAGATCACCCTTACTGTAAAAGTCCTCTTGAGGAGCCTTCGCCAGAAAGCACAGGACTAAAATCAGGAACTCGGAAGGGAAGCAAAAGGAGCAATCAGAAGCCTTCACGGGTGGCTGATGAGCAGTTGGCAACGTGGCTTTGTG GATTCCTAGATGAAGTTATGAAGAAATATGGCAGTTTAGTACCACTCTGTGAAAAAGATGTCATGGGAAGATTAAAAGAAGTCTTTAATGAAGATTTCTCCCATAG AAAACCTTTTATCACCAGGGAAATCATGAAGTATCGGGAAAAACATCCAAAAACCTCCACTTGCAATTTCCGGGTCTTCTATAATAAGCACATGCTAGATATGGATGATTTAGCTACACTGGAAGGCCAGAACTGGCTGAATGACCAG ATAATTAACATGTATGGTGAACTCGTAATGGATGCAGTCCCTGAAAAG gTTCATTTCTTTAACAGCTTTTTTCATAGACAGCTCGTAACCAAAGGATATAATGGGGTAAAGCGATGGACTAAAAAG GTGGACTTGTTCAAAAAGACTCTCTTGTTAATTCCTATTCACCTGGAAGTCCACTGGTCCCTCATTACTGTGAACATCCCCAGTcgaattatttcattttatgattCCCAAGGCATTCATTTTAAGTTTTGTGTAGAG AACATTCGAAAGTATTTGCTGACTGAAGCAAAAGAGAAGAATCGCCCCGAGTTTCTTCAGGGTTGGCAGACTGCTGTGACAAAG tGCATTCCACAACAGAAAAATGACAGtgactgtggggtttttgtgctCCAG taCTGCAAGTGCCTCGCCTTAGACCAGCCTTTTCAGTTCTCCCAGGAAGATATGCCCCGAGTGAGAAAAAGGATTTACAAGGAGCTGTGTGAACGCCAGCTAATAGACTAA